From a single Populus trichocarpa isolate Nisqually-1 chromosome 17, P.trichocarpa_v4.1, whole genome shotgun sequence genomic region:
- the LOC18106622 gene encoding uncharacterized protein LOC18106622, translated as MPFITPFKVFMEKKKPKGGDSTGDLTLVKAAAWAWYQHGSGSEGKPMCESYVTSTRQAPRPSRYKLEDMRLRVKEDTMDGSGAPSPIGADNSLLDNYEVESISKHLDYLMESSSKRSYGVEIFDRDDHLHRGKSISLLHGDQTCGMKQKKNKSKFFLQGWWLRHSVVCGTREDVVNIQEL; from the coding sequence ATGCCTTTTATAACTCCCTTCAAGGTTTTCATGGAGAAAAAGAAACCTAAAGGTGGTGACAGCACTGGTGATTTAACCCTAGTAAAGGCGGCTGCATGGGCATGGTACCAACATGGATCAGGGTCAGAAGGAAAGCCTATGTGTGAATCTTATGTTACAAGTACTCGTCAAGCTCCAAGACCGTCAAGATACAAGCTAGAAGATATGAGGTTGAGAGTGAAGGAAGATACCATGGATGGCTCAGGAGCACCTAGTCCAATCGGTGCAGATAATTCTCTACTTGATAACTATGAGGTAGAGAGCATTTCAAAGCACCTTGACTATCTTATGGAGTCAAGCAGCAAGAGATCTTATGGCGTCGAGATCTTTGATAGAGATGATCATCTTCATCGCGGAAAAAGTATTTCATTATTGCATGGTGATCAAACTTGTGGAATGAAGCAGAAGAAGAACAAGTCGAAATTTTTCTTACAAGGTTGGTGGCTAAGACATTCGGTTGTTTGTGGCACAAGGGAAGATGTGGTGAACATACAAGAGCTTTAG
- the LOC18106620 gene encoding putative pentatricopeptide repeat-containing protein At1g09680 — MNAATNQETNEMATFKLPKTHLSPPKTLCAFSTWYSPPPQPPPRQSPPPSRHESPILTTISEAIKNIETKPLHISLKNILPSFKAHHFISLVNQNPYFLPPKSLLSFFDFLSSYPTFSHTVQSYCSMVHFLIAHRMNQQAESLLHFVVSRKGKGSASSVFASILETKGTLSSSFVFDALMSVYTEFGYVSDAIQCFRLTKKHNLKIPFNGCKCLLERMIKMSSPMVALEFYLEILDSGYPPNVYTFNVLMNRLCKEGKVKDAQLIFDEIRKTGLQPTAVSFNTLINGYCKSGNLEEGFRLKMVMEEFRVFPDVFTYSALIDGLCKECQLDDANHLFKEMCDRGLVPNDVTFTTLINGQCKNGRVDLALEIYQQMFTKGLKADLVLYNTLIDGLCKGGYFREARKFVGEMTKRGLIPDKFTYTTLLDGSCKEGDLELALEMRKEMVKEGIQLDNVAFTAIISGLCRDGKIVDAERTLREMLRAGLKPDDGTYTMVMDGFCKKGDVKMGFKLLKEMQSDGHIPGVITYNVLMNGLCKQGQVKNADMLLNAMLNVGVVPDDITYNILLQGHCKHGKLGDFQNVKTEMGLVSDYASYRSLLNELSKASKDRQKR, encoded by the coding sequence ATGAATGCAGCAACAAACCAAGAAACAAATGAAATGGCTACTTTCAAACTCCCTAAAACCCACCTCTCTCCTCCAAAAACCCTCTGCGCCTTCTCCACTTGGTACTCACCACCCCCACAACCCCCACCAAGACAGTCGCCGCCGCCTTCACGCCATGAATCTCCAATTCTCACAACGATCTCtgaagcaataaaaaacattgaaacaaAACCACTTCACATTTCTCTCAAAAACATCCTACCTTCATTCAAAGCCCATCACTTTATTAGCCTCGTTAACCAAAATCCTTACTTTCTACCTCCAAAAtccctcctttctttctttgactTTCTATCTTCATACCCTACGTTTAGCCACACAGTTCAGTCTTATTGCAGTATGGTTCATTTCCTCATTGCACATCGAATGAACCAACAAGCTGAGTCTTTGCTTCATTTTGTTGTTTCACGTAAAGGGAAAGGATCAGCTTCTTCAGTTTTTGcttcaattcttgaaactaAAGGTACCCTTTcgtcaagttttgtttttgatgctTTAATGAGTGTGTATACTGAATTTGGTTACGTGTCTGATGCTATTCAGTGTTTTAGATTGACAAAGAAGCATAATTTGAAAATCCCGTTTAATGGTTGCAAGTGTTTGCTTGAAAGAATGATTAAAATGAGCTCTCCTATGGTAGCTTTGGAGTTTTATCTGGAGATCTTGGATTCTGGGTATCCACCAAATGTGTAtacttttaatgttttaatgaaTAGATTGTGTAAAGAAGGTAAAGTTAAGGATGCTCAATTGATTTTTGATGAAATTCGGAAGACAGGTCTGCAGCCCACTGCTGTTAGTTTTAATACTTTGATTAATGGTTATTGTAAATCAGGAAATTTAGAGGAGGGTTTTAGGTTGAAGATGGTAATGGAGGAGTTTAGGGTTTTCCCTGATGTTTTTACTTATAGTGCTTTGATTGATGGGTTGTGTAAGGAGTGTCAGTTGGATGATGCGAATCATTTGTTTAAGGAAATGTGTGATAGAGGGCTGGTTCCTAATGATGTTACTTTTACCACATTGATTAATGGGCAGTGCAAGAATGGGAGAGTTGATTTGGCCTTGGAAATTTATCAGCAAATGTTTACTAAAGGTTTGAAAGCTGATTTGGTCTTGTACAATACACTCATCGATGGCCTTTGTAAGGGTGGATATTTTAGGGAAGCAAGGAAGTTTGTTGGCGAGATGACTAAGAGAGGTTTGATACCTGATAAATTTACGTACACTACACTTCTAGATGGTAGTTGCAAGGAAGGAGATTTAGAATTGGCTTTGGAGATGAGGAAGGAAATGGTAAAAGAAGGTATTCAGCTGGATAATGTAGCCTTCACAGCCATTATTTCTGGATTGTGTAGAGATGGAAAGATTGTAGATGCAGAGAGAACATTGAGGGAGATGTTGAGAGCGGGTTTGAAACCAGATGATGGTACATATACCATGGTCATGGATGGGTTCTGTAAGAAGGGTGATGTGAAGATGGGATTTAAGTTGCTCAAAGAGATGCAGAGCGATGGACATATACCAGGAGTGATCACTTACAATGTGCTTATGAATGGACTCTGCAAGCAAGGCCAGGTGAAAAATGCTGATATGCTTTTGAATGCAATGCTCAATGTGGGTGTAGTTCCAGATGACATTACTTACAACATTTTATTACAAGGGCATTGCAAACATGGGAAACTAGGAGACTTCCAAAATGTCAAGACTGAAATGGGGCTTGTTTCTGACTATGCATCTTATAGATCACTACTGAATGAGTTGAGCAAAGCTTCTAAAGATCGTCAAAAGAGATGA
- the LOC127904463 gene encoding pentatricopeptide repeat-containing protein At4g11690, giving the protein MQEMGKQQALILIQKMVKIPPLQALSLFNSSIQQGFQHTHHSISFLLQHLLDHHKLPHAQSLILQILSNKISSPFFTVPSLLHHLTQNQNPSMTTALLYESIINAHLKSQLLDKALIFFNEMVDKGLVFRPNIFNSLLGSLVRSNCFEKAWLFFNELKERVKFDVYSFGIMIKGCCENGNLDKSFQLLGLLQDMGLSPNVVIYTTLIDGCCKNGDIERARLFFDKMGEMGLVANQYTFTVLINGLFKKGLKKDGFDLFEKMKINGLFPNLYTYNCLMNEYCGEGKICRAFDLFDEMRERGVEANVVTYNTLIGGMCREERVWEAEKLVDQMKKAAVSPNLITYNTLIGGFCDVGNLDKASSLLDQLKSNGLSPSLVTYNILIEGYSKAGNWKGVADLAREMEGRGISPSKVTCTVLIDAYVRLQEMEKAFQIYSSMEKFGLVPDVYVYGVLIHGLCMKGNMKESSKLFRSMGEMHVEPSDVIYNTMIHGYCKEDNSYRALRLLREMEAKGLVPNVASYSSIIGVLCKDGKWEEAEVLLDKMIELQLKPSASILNMISKAKNFTELKI; this is encoded by the coding sequence ATGCAAGAAATGGGGAAGCAGCAAGCTCTAATTTTGATCCAGAAAATGGTGAAAATCCCTCCTCTTCAAGCCTTATCACTCTTCAACTCCTCGATTCAACAAGGCTTCCAACACACTCACCACTccatttctttccttcttcaaCACCTTCTTGACCATCACAAACTACCCCATGCACAATCTCTCATCCTCCAAAtactttccaacaaaatctCCTCTCCCTTTTTCACTGTCCCATCTCTTCTCCACCATTTAacacaaaaccaaaacccaTCAATGACTACTGCTCTTCTCTATGAATCAATCATCAATGCCCATCTTAAATCTCAATTACTAGATAAGGCTCTCATCTTTTTCAATGAAATGGTTGATAAAGGCCTTGTCTTTCGACCTAACATTTTTAATAGTCTCTTGGGTTCTCTTGTGagatcaaattgttttgagaaagcttggttgttttttaatgaattgaaagagagggttaagtttGATGTCTATAGTTTTGGAATAATGATCAAGGGTTGTTGTGAAAATGGTAATTTGGATAAAAGTTTTCAACTTTTGGGTCTATTACAGGACATGGGTCTTTCTCCTAATGTTGTCATATACACTACTTTGATTGATGGTTGTTGTAAGAATGGTGATATTGAAAGAGCTAGGTTGTTTTTTGATAAGATGGGAGAGATGGGTTTGGTTGCTAATCAGTATACTTTTACGGTATTGATTAATGGGTTGTTTAAGAAAGGACTTAAGAAAGatggttttgatttgtttgagaAGATGAAGATTAATGGGCTGTTTCCCAATTTGTATACGTATAATTGTTTGATGAATGAGTATTGCGGTGAAGGAAAAATATGCAGAGCTTTTGACTTGTTTGATGAAATGCGTGAGAGAGGTGTAGAAGCAAATGTTGTCACGTATAATACTTTGATCGGTGGCATGTGTAGAGAGGAGAGGGTTTGGGAGGCTGAGAAGTTGGTGGATCAAATGAAGAAAGCTGCTGTTAGTCCTAATTTAATCACATATAACACATTAATAGGTGGATTTTGTGATGTTGGGAATTTGGATAAGGCTTCAAGTTTACTAGATCAATTAAAGTCAAATGGTCTGTCTCCATCTTTGGTGACCTACAATATTCTCATTGAAGGATATTCCAAGGCTGGAAATTGGAAAGGAGTTGCTGATTTAGCAAGGGAGATGGAGGGGAGAGGCATTTCTCCTTCTAAAGTGACATGTACAGTTTTAATTGATGCTTATGTTCGATTGCAAGAAATGGAGAaagcatttcaaatttattcctCTATGGAGAAGTTTGGTTTGGTTCCTGATGTCTACGTCTATGGTGTGCTAATACATGGTTTGTGCATGAAAGGTAACATGAAAGAATCATCAAAACTGTTTAGATCAATGGGTGAAATGCACGTGGAACCAAGTGACGTGATATACAATACAATGATCCATGGTTACTGCAAAGAGGATAACTCCTATAGGGCTTTGAGGTTGCTTAGAGAAATGGAAGCTAAGGGGTTGGTTCCAAATGTGGCTAGCTACAGTTCTATCATCGGAGTTCTATGCAAGGATGGGAAGTGGGAAGAAGCTGAGGTTTTATTAGACAAGATGATAGAATTGCAACTAAAACCGTCAGCTTCCATCTTAAACATGATCTCCAAAGCCAAAAATTTTACAGAATTGAAGATTTAA
- the LOC127904464 gene encoding sugar transport protein 4-like: MNEPRFLAWSWKCQTNCKDLHLRHPNKTIPGPSYKAFFEFSAICNQILQYGCKNEPASITGIVVACICFFVPAFSMPSEIRSAEQSIALSVNMFFAFSIAQLFLPVLSPMKCGLFIFFASFVAIMTSLFIPFLPERKHVPIEEMYKVWKEHLFWRKFMPVDDHRANVTSNGEPYFRHPTGRHFVLKLQSIVSPTRNM; encoded by the exons ATGAATGAACCAAGATTTTTAGCATG GAGCTGGAAATGCCAGACCAACTGCAAGGATCTTCATCTGAGGCATCCCAACAAAACGATACCTGGGCCGTCGTACAAAGCTTTCTTTGAATTTT CTGCTATCTGCAACCAGATTCTGCAATATGGGTGCAAAAATGAGCCTGCTAGCATCACAG GTATAGTTGTGGCATGTATCTGCTTCTTTGTTCCTGCTTTCTCAATGCCAAGTGAAATCCGGTCAGCCGAGCAAAGCATTGCACTCTCGGTTAACATGTTTTTCGCCTTCTCTATTGCTCAATTGTTTCTTCCTGTGCTTTCCCCCATGAAATGTGGCTTGTTCATCTTCTTTGCGAGTTTTGTGGCAATTATGACTTCTTTATTTATTCCTTTCTTGCCTGAAAGAAAGCACGTACCAATTGAAGAGATGTATAAAGTGTGGAAAGAACATTTGTTTTGGAGGAAATTCATGCCTGTAGATGATCACCGAGCAAATGTCACCTCCAATGGAGAACCTTATTTCAGGCATCCAACCGGGAGGCATTTTGTGCTAAAGCTTCAGAGTATCGTTTCTCCAACTCGAAACATGTAA
- the LOC18106618 gene encoding aspartic proteinase PCS1: MLLFYLFLLLTSCSLSAQETQHKNDSLSFSFPLTSLPRSPQASPNFYPSFISQTKKASTLKSSSFSSSPYNYRSGFKYSMILLVSLPIGTPPQTQQMILDTGSQLSWIQCHKKVPRKPPPSSVFDPSLSSSFSVLPCNHPLCKPRIPDFTLPTSCDQNRLCHYSYFYADGTLAEGNLVREKITFSRSQSTPPLILGCAEESSDAKGILGMNLGRLSFASQAKLTKFSYCVPTRQVRPGFTPTGSFYLGENPNSGGFRYINLLTFSQSQRMPNLDPLAYTVAMQGIRIGNQKLNIPISAFRPDPSGAGQTMIDSGSEFTYLVDEAYNKVREEVVRLVGARLKKGYVYGGVSDMCFNGNAIEIGRLIGNMVFEFDKGVEIVVEKERVLADVGGGVHCVGIGRSEMLGAASNIIGNFHQQNIWVEFDLANRRVGFGKADCSRSV, translated from the coding sequence ATGCTTCTTTTTTACCTCTTCCTCCTACTCACCTCCTGCTCCCTCTCAGCACAAGAAACCCAGCACAAGAATGactccctttccttttctttcccactCACTTCCCTCCCTCGCTCCCCACAAGCCTCTCCAAATTTCTACCCTTCCTTCATCTCACAAACCAAGAAAGCCTCAACACTCAAAAGTTCTTCCTTTTCCTCATCGCCATATAACTACAGGTCAGGATTCAAGTACTCGATGATATTGCTAGTCTCTCTCCCTATAGGGACACCACCTCAAACTCAGCAAATGATTTTGGACACGGGCAGCCAGTTGTCATGGATTCAGTGTCACAAAAAGGTTCCTAGGAAACCCCCACCTAGCTCTGTGTTTGATCCTTCTTTATCCTCTTCATTCTCTGTTTTGCCATGTAATCATCCTCTTTGCAAGCCCAGAATTCCTGATTTTACCCTACCAACGTCATGCGACCAGAACCGTTTGTGTCATTATTCTTACTTCTACGCCGATGGAACATTAGCTGAAGGTAATCTTGTAAGGGAAAAGATTACATTTTCTAGGTCCCAAAGTACCCCTCCTTTGATCTTAGGCTGCGCCGAGGAATCAAGTGATGCCAAGGGCATTCTGGGAATGAACCTTGGGAGGCTGTCCTTTGCTTCCCAGGCTAAATTAACCAAGTTCTCATACTGTGTACCCACCCGGCAAGTTCGACCGGGTTTTACCCCAACAGGGTCGTTTTACTTGGGTGAGAACCCGAATTCAGGTGGGTTTCGGTATATTAATCTTTTGACTTTTTCTCAAAGTCAACGGATGCCCAATTTGGACCCCTTGGCCTACACTGTTGCCATGCAAGGGATTAGGATTGGCAACCAAAAATTGAACATTCCGATTTCGGCCTTTCGGCCCGATCCTAGTGGTGCGGGTCAAACCATGATTGACTCCGGGTCCGAATTCACTTACTTGGTGGATGAGGCTTACAATAAGGTGAGGGAGGAGGTGGTAAGACTGGTGGGGGCAAGGTTAAAGAAGGGATACGTGTATGGTGGTGTATCTGACATGTGTTTCAATGGCAATGCAATAGAGATCGGGCGGTTGATAGGCAATATGGTGTTTGAATTTGACAAGGGTGTGGAGATAGTTGTAGAGAAAGAGAGGGTTTTAGCTGATGTGGGTGGAGGGGTCCATTGTGTTGGGATCGGGCGGTCGGAAATGTTGGGTGCTGCTAGCAATATAATAGGAAATTTTCACCAACAAAATATATGGGTGGAGTTTGATCTAGCCAATCGTAGAGTGGGCTTCGGTAAGGCTGATTGTAGCAGATCTGTGTAA
- the LOC18106616 gene encoding uncharacterized protein LOC18106616 has product MESDMVIHNGGCHCRRVRWRVQAPSSVVAWNCNCSDCSMRGNTHFIVPSEKFELLGDSKEFLTTYTFGTHTAKHTFCKFCGITSFYIPRSNPDGVAVTFRCVDPGTLTHVEIKHYDGRNWESSYNQTGIASCSQGTD; this is encoded by the coding sequence ATGGAATCAGACATGGTTATCCATAATGGAGGATGTCATTGCAGGAGAGTAAGGTGGCGAGTCCAAGCACCAAGTAGTGTTGTCGCTTGGAACTGCAACTGTTCTGATTGTTCCATGAGGGGAAACACTCACTTCATTGTCCCTTCTGAAAAGTTTGAGCTTCTTGGAGATTCCAAAGAATTTCTTACAACCTACACTTTTGGCACGCATACAGCAAAGCACACATTCTGTAAGTTTTGTGGCATAACTTCGTTTTACATTCCACGATCAAATCCAGATGGGGTTGCGGTTACTTTCAGATGTGTGGACCCAGGGACTCTCACTCATGTTGAGATTAAGCACTATGATGGGAGGAATTGGGAAAGCTCATACAATCAGACAGGCATTGCTTCATGCTCCCAAGGTACAGACTGA